A single genomic interval of Spirosoma taeanense harbors:
- a CDS encoding retropepsin-like aspartic protease family protein — protein sequence MTRLIVLILLLVSTVYLAGCSGCSRSGSHTPRRAKRTTADQQADAPVQTPPPAPKPTLKQIGSGPTEVAMEKENGVYKVPVTVNGVPMKFILDTGASLISMSATEAEFMYKQGAITDADIVGQARFQDANGDISPGSVVRLKSVQIGDRVLENVNANIVGSAKAPLLLGQSALSQFGKISVDYRRNVVTFD from the coding sequence ATGACCCGACTTATCGTATTAATTTTGCTGCTGGTTAGCACCGTTTATCTCGCTGGCTGCTCGGGCTGCTCCCGGTCGGGTAGTCATACCCCGCGCCGGGCTAAGCGGACAACAGCCGATCAACAGGCCGATGCGCCGGTTCAGACGCCACCTCCTGCGCCGAAGCCAACGCTGAAACAGATCGGCTCCGGCCCCACCGAAGTTGCCATGGAAAAAGAAAACGGCGTCTACAAAGTGCCCGTTACGGTCAATGGCGTACCGATGAAATTTATTCTCGATACCGGTGCCAGCCTGATTTCCATGTCGGCGACGGAAGCGGAGTTTATGTATAAACAGGGAGCCATTACCGACGCCGATATTGTTGGCCAGGCGCGTTTCCAGGATGCAAACGGCGACATCTCGCCCGGTTCGGTAGTTCGGCTGAAGTCGGTGCAGATTGGCGATCGGGTGCTCGAAAACGTAAACGCCAACATTGTGGGCAGTGCCAAAGCCCCGTTGCTGCTGGGCCAGTCGGCCCTGTCGCAGTTCGGTAAAATTTCGGTGGATTACCGGCGCAATGTGGTGACGTTCGACTAG